A genomic region of Raphanus sativus cultivar WK10039 chromosome 6, ASM80110v3, whole genome shotgun sequence contains the following coding sequences:
- the LOC108839079 gene encoding defensin-like protein 206 has translation MAKNINSVSFTILLVVLLVASTEILKTEAQTFCFECGPVPFLGTNADCFNCCKTKYGSPPVVSGVVEGSEKHCHCYC, from the exons ATGGCAAAGAACATCAACTCTGTCAGCTTCACCATTCTCTTGGTCGTCCTCTTGGTAGCTTCCACTG AAATCCTGAAGACCGAGGCTCAAACATTTTGCTTCGAGTGCGGACCGGTGCCGTTTCTAGGTACAAATGCTGATTGCTTCAACTGTTGCAAAACCAAATACGGGAGTCCTCCAGTTGTTAGTGGCGTTGTTGAGGGAAGCGAGAAACACTGTCACTGCTATTGTTGA
- the LOC108810893 gene encoding defensin-like protein 206, which produces MAKNINSVSFTILLVVLLVASTEILKTEAQTFCFECGPVPFLGTNADCFNCCKTKYGSPPVVSGVVEGSEKHCHCYC; this is translated from the exons ATGGCAAAGAACATCAACTCTGTCAGCTTCACCATTCTCTTGGTCGTCCTCTTGGTAGCTTCCACTG AAATCCTGAAGACCGAGGCTCAAACATTTTGCTTCGAGTGCGGACCGGTGCCGTTTCTAGGTACAAATGCTGATTGCTTCAACTGTTGCAAAACCAAATACGGGAGTCCTCCAGTTGTTAGTGGCGTTGTGGAGGGAAGCGAGAAACACTGTCACTGCTATTGTTGA
- the LOC108809368 gene encoding uncharacterized protein LOC108809368: MGCCVSSGTADRTNENGSNKNTTIVEEETVVKEVLSETTFHTTSSGVQNSAMDDPVKRKIRGREEGKQKVTPDSCMTRPVLNDPEEGSEVSEICSLSLSESVSSTAVMNGYGEEEVKQRKSQRSPAKTRIRVTGSNYPTRITDQSSRKRNNGVCNTGERVGSGMRDPGERSGRRSRSPATNRSVMDSNQSRVGGVRAQKSSQSPGRVKLDPNKNTLDQKQYQNYGYTTAELLENPLVSLECFIFL, encoded by the coding sequence atGGGTTGTTGCGTTAGCTCCGGCACCGCTGATCGGACCAATGAGAACGGGTCCAACAAGAACACGACCATTGTCGAAGAAGAAACAGTCGTCAAAGAAGTCTTGTCGGAGACAACATTTCACACTACTTCCTCTGGTGTCCAAAACTCAGCCATGGATGATCCGGTGAAAAGGAAGATCCGGGGAAGAGAGGAGGGAAAACAAAAAGTTACTCCGGACTCGTGTATGACCCGACCCGTCTTGAACGACCCGGAAGAAGGATCAGAGGTTTCGGAGATATGTAGCTTGAGCTTGAGTGAGAGTGTTTCTTCGACGGCTGTGATGAATGGGTACGGTGAGGAAGAAGTGAAGCAGAGGAAATCTCAGAGATCCCCGGCTAAAACTCGGATCCGGGTCACTGGTAGTAATTATCCGACCCGAATAACCGATCAATCTTCTCGTAAGAGAAACAACGGAGTGTGTAATACTGGAGAGAGAGTCGGGTCGGGTATGAGAGACCCGGGTGAGAGATCCGGAAGAAGGTCGAGATCGCCGGCGACGAATAGATCCGTGATGGATTCGAATCAGAGTCGGGTGGGTGGGGTAAGGGCTCAGAAGAGTAGTCAGTCTCCGGGTCGGGTTAAGTTAGATCCGAATAAGAACACGTTGGATCagaaacaatatcaaaactacGGCTATACCACCGCAGAGTTGTTAGAGAACCCACTTGTTTCATTAGAGTGTTTCATATTTCTCTGA
- the LOC108809524 gene encoding uncharacterized protein LOC108809524, whose amino-acid sequence MRELQSFKTTSLYQNHQWPPVGAPTNIRQEGKWGSQFNDPVNAVSFGFIATAILISMFIVMAIFENLIRTTTNNSHSSPGQVLSGLESRVGLNGLAFSKFGCESPKIGVYSKGVSVLMPGDNVPTFIAHHAPVPAPAHTKSNTQSSSANSIQEC is encoded by the exons ATGAGAGAGCTACAGAGCTTCAAAACGACGTCACTATATCAGAACCATCAATGGCCACCGGTGGGAGCTCCAACGAATATCCGACAAGAGGGGAAATGGGGATCTCAGTTCAACGATCCAGTCAACGCTGTTTCCTTTGGTTTTATCGCCACCGCCATTCTCATCTCAATGTTCATCGTCATGGCCATCTTCGAAAATCTTATTCGAACCACCACTAATAACTCACATTCTTCTCCGGGACAGGTCCTTTCGGGTCTAGAGTCACGGGTGGGGCTCAATGGCCTTGCATTTTCGAAGTTTGGTTGCGAATCTCCCaag ATAGGGGTGTACTCAAAAGGGGTCTCGGTATTAATGCCAGGAGACAATGTACCTACATTCATTGCTCACCATGCACCCGTACCCGCACCTGCACACACAAAGTCCAACACTCAAAGTTCCAGCGCAAACTCCATTCAAGAATGTTAA
- the LOC108806039 gene encoding protein GID8 homolog isoform X1, translating to MSLFRIFINQDDDDMATSKKVITREEWEKKLNAVKLRKEDMNTLVMNFLVTEGYVEAADKFQRESGTKPEIDLATITDRMAVKKAVQNGNVEDAIEKVNDLNPEILDTNPELFFHLQQQRLIELIRQGKTEEALEFAQEELAPRGEENQAFLQELEKTVALLVFEDASNCPVKDLLDISHRLKTASEVNAAILTSQSHEKDPKLPSLLKMLVWAQNQLDEKAVYPHINDLSTGQLQDPSE from the exons ATGTCACTGTTTCGGATCTTCATTAATCAGGACGACGACGATAtg gcGACATCGAAGAAAGTGATAACGCGTGAAGAGTGGGAGAAGAAGCTAAACGCTGTAAAGCTTAGGAAAGAAGACATGAACACTCTCGTCATGAACTTCCTTGTCACTGAGGGTTATGTTGAAGCTGCTGACAAGTTCCAAAGGGAGTCTGGCACCAAac CAGAGATAGATCTTGCAACCATCACTGATCGAATGGCTGTTAAAAAGGCTGTTCAAAACGGCAATGTCGAGGATGCTATTGAAAAAGTTAATGACTTGAATCCTGAG ATACTAGACACAAACCCCGAGCTCTTCTTTCATCTTCAGCAGCAAAGGTTGATTGAACTTATTCGTCAAGGCAAGACTGAAGAAGCCTTGGAGTTTGCTCAGGAGGAACTTGCTCCACGTGGCGAAGAAAAT CAAGCGTTTCTGCAAGAACTGGAAAAAACTGTAGCTCTGCTTGTTTTTGAAGATGCCTCTAACTGTCCTGTTAAAGATCTTCTCGACATCTCCCACCGTCTTAAGACAGCAAGTGAAGTGAACGCAGCAATTCTTACAAGCCAGAGTCATGAAAAAG atccgaaacttCCAAGCTTGTTGAAGATGCTGGTTTGGGCTCAGAACCAGCTGGATGAAAAAGCAGTGTATCCGCACATCAATGATTTGTCTACTGGCCAGCTCCAAGACCCGTCTGAATAA
- the LOC108806039 gene encoding protein GID8 homolog isoform X2: MATSKKVITREEWEKKLNAVKLRKEDMNTLVMNFLVTEGYVEAADKFQRESGTKPEIDLATITDRMAVKKAVQNGNVEDAIEKVNDLNPEILDTNPELFFHLQQQRLIELIRQGKTEEALEFAQEELAPRGEENQAFLQELEKTVALLVFEDASNCPVKDLLDISHRLKTASEVNAAILTSQSHEKDPKLPSLLKMLVWAQNQLDEKAVYPHINDLSTGQLQDPSE; encoded by the exons Atg gcGACATCGAAGAAAGTGATAACGCGTGAAGAGTGGGAGAAGAAGCTAAACGCTGTAAAGCTTAGGAAAGAAGACATGAACACTCTCGTCATGAACTTCCTTGTCACTGAGGGTTATGTTGAAGCTGCTGACAAGTTCCAAAGGGAGTCTGGCACCAAac CAGAGATAGATCTTGCAACCATCACTGATCGAATGGCTGTTAAAAAGGCTGTTCAAAACGGCAATGTCGAGGATGCTATTGAAAAAGTTAATGACTTGAATCCTGAG ATACTAGACACAAACCCCGAGCTCTTCTTTCATCTTCAGCAGCAAAGGTTGATTGAACTTATTCGTCAAGGCAAGACTGAAGAAGCCTTGGAGTTTGCTCAGGAGGAACTTGCTCCACGTGGCGAAGAAAAT CAAGCGTTTCTGCAAGAACTGGAAAAAACTGTAGCTCTGCTTGTTTTTGAAGATGCCTCTAACTGTCCTGTTAAAGATCTTCTCGACATCTCCCACCGTCTTAAGACAGCAAGTGAAGTGAACGCAGCAATTCTTACAAGCCAGAGTCATGAAAAAG atccgaaacttCCAAGCTTGTTGAAGATGCTGGTTTGGGCTCAGAACCAGCTGGATGAAAAAGCAGTGTATCCGCACATCAATGATTTGTCTACTGGCCAGCTCCAAGACCCGTCTGAATAA
- the LOC108810207 gene encoding NADPH-dependent diflavin oxidoreductase 1-like isoform X1 has protein sequence MLLRRETLLMRLSILAAKLNTVVVLPLSSPSMNSTQVAYLMRRLLFLLYPPTTGQRDSLDYFKSFGVFFFKENLGNSWLQRLRFAVFGLGDSGYQKYNVSSSASSCFVVFHKTGEDDHEWKRLNRSSPAVQSDSRLLFDSGAGYYTHEQLIQRFHYSKGDCGGLMKEGR, from the exons ATGCTTCTCAGACGGGAAACGCTCTTGATGCGGCTGAGCATATTGGCCGCGAAGCTGAACACCGTGGTTGTCCTGCCTCTATCGTCTCCATCGATGAATTCGACCCA AGTTGCTTACCTCATGAGGAGGCTGTTGTTTTTGTTGTATCCACCCACTACAGGGCAAAGAGACTCTCTTGATTATTTTAAG AGCTTTGGAGTTTTCTTCTTCAAAGAAAACTTGGGAAACTCTTGGTTGCAACGACTTCGCTTTGCAGTGTTTGGGCTAGGTGATTCTGGTTACCAGAAGTACAATGTAAGTTCATCTGCCTCTTCATGCTTTGTTGTTTTTCACAAAACTGGAGAAGATGACCATGAATGGAAGAGGCTCAACAGAAGCTCACCAGCAGTACAGTCTGATTCAAGACTCTTATTTGACAGTGGTGCTGGTTATTATACGCACGAACAGCTGATACAACGTTTCCATTATTCTAAAGGTGATTGTGGAGGGTTGATGAAAGAAGGGAGATAG
- the LOC108810207 gene encoding uncharacterized protein LOC108810207 isoform X2, translating to MLLRRETLLMRLSILAAKLNTVVVLPLSSPSMNSTQVAYLMRRLLFLLYPPTTGQRDSLDYFKSFGVFFFKENLGNSWLQRLRFAVFGLGDSGYQKYNWCWLLYARTADTTFPLF from the exons ATGCTTCTCAGACGGGAAACGCTCTTGATGCGGCTGAGCATATTGGCCGCGAAGCTGAACACCGTGGTTGTCCTGCCTCTATCGTCTCCATCGATGAATTCGACCCA AGTTGCTTACCTCATGAGGAGGCTGTTGTTTTTGTTGTATCCACCCACTACAGGGCAAAGAGACTCTCTTGATTATTTTAAG AGCTTTGGAGTTTTCTTCTTCAAAGAAAACTTGGGAAACTCTTGGTTGCAACGACTTCGCTTTGCAGTGTTTGGGCTAGGTGATTCTGGTTACCAGAAGTACAAT TGGTGCTGGTTATTATACGCACGAACAGCTGATACAACGTTTCCATTATTCTAA